A window of the Miscanthus floridulus cultivar M001 chromosome 14, ASM1932011v1, whole genome shotgun sequence genome harbors these coding sequences:
- the LOC136503711 gene encoding lysine-rich arabinogalactan protein 18-like gives MRPIHFDTLGQPTCAHRNLCGPHVIVPPKTLSPPPTHPIESPPQSAAISSPSHSSRRAPSATLVSGPSAPPRARWGATPAAAPVLAAAATVLAAAATVPASVVVVRAAVGVAVPAPAATAVVPILPRCRSRRPRSRRPRARTGASPAALRVVGHLGKAFDRALGSSSTCLYRLNMDKTWIDDNARYYALVKSV, from the exons ATGAGACCTATTCATTTTGACACCCTCGGCCAGCCCACTTGCGCACACCGAAATTTATGTGGCCCACACGTGATAGTGCCACCCAAAACCCTATCTCCACCACCAACTCACCCCATCGAGTCTCCACCCCAATCAGCCGCCATCTCCTCTCCCTCTCACAGTTCACGGAGAGCACCCAGCGCCACTCTCGTCTCAGGCCCTTCAGCACCGCCGCGAGCTCGCTGGGGCGCCACCCCTGCCGCGGCCCCCGTCCTCGCCGCCGCGGCCACTGTCCTCGCCGCCGCGGCCACCGTTCCTGCCTCCGTGGTCGTCGTCCGGGCCGCCGTCGGGGTTGCCGTACCCGCCCCAGCCGCCACAGCCGTCGTCCCCATCCTCCCCCGTTGTCGTAGCCGCCGTCCCCGCTCCCGCCGCCCACGAGCTCGAACAGGAGCGTCTCCAG CTGCTCTACGTGTGGTTGGACACCTTGGGAAGGCATTTGACCGTGCTCTTGGCAGCAGCTCTACTTGTTTGTATCG GTTGAACATGGATAAAACATGGATTGATGATAATGCTAG ATATTATGCCCTTGTAAAAAGTGTGTA